In one window of Cryptococcus depauperatus CBS 7841 chromosome 3, complete sequence DNA:
- a CDS encoding 40S ribosomal protein S14, whose product MAPKKVRATQEAAVSLGPQVAEGENVFGVAHIFASFNDTFVHVTDLSGKETISRVTGGMKVKADRDESSPYAAMLAAQDVAAKCKEVGITALHVKLRATGGTGTKQPGPGGQAALRALARAGMRIGRIEDVTPTPSDSTRRKGGRRGRRL is encoded by the exons atG GCCCCCAAGAAGGTTCGAGCCACTCAAGAAGCCGCCGTCTCTCTCGGTCCTCAGGTCGCTGAGGGCGAGAACGTTTTTGGCGTTGCCCACATCTTTGCTTC CTTTAACGACACTTTTGTTCACGTGACCGACTTGTCTGGCAAGGAGACTATCTCTCGTGTCACTGGTGGTATGAAGGTTAAGGCTGACCGTGACGAGTCTTCT CCTTACGCCGCTATGCTTGCTGCCCAGGATGTTGCCGCCAAGTGCAAGGAAGTTGGGATCACCGCTCTCCACGTCAAACTCAGGGCTACCGGTGGTACTGGTACCAAGCAACCTGGTCCCGGTGGTCAGGCCGCTCTTCGTGCCCTTGCACGTGCCGGCATGAGGATTGGCCGAATTGAGGATGTTACCCCTACTCCCTCCGACTCTACCAGGAGAAAGGGTGGTAGGCGTGGTAGGAGGTTGTAA